One region of Macadamia integrifolia cultivar HAES 741 chromosome 11, SCU_Mint_v3, whole genome shotgun sequence genomic DNA includes:
- the LOC122093930 gene encoding polyphenol oxidase, chloroplastic-like, with translation MASVIPSSHNTVVNATTSFSTHPLHKRLQIPAISSRRYLSSSARKVSCKSKNNEEHSSLRLDRRDVLIGIGGLYGSTSLSNADPLAMAAPIMPPDLSKCGPPDLPAGAKPTNCCPPNSSKIIDFKLPPPSSPMRVRQAAHLVNGEYIAKYSKAIELMKALPSDDPRCFTQQANIHCAYCDGAYDQIGFPGLEIEVHSSWLFFPWHRYYLYFFEKICGKLINDPTFALPFWNYDSPEGMQIPKIYTNPRSPLYDELRDPKHQPPTVIDLDYNGVDPNTTPQQQIESNLFIMYRQMVSNAKTTQLFLGAPYRAGDQPNPGAGSIESEPHNTVHLWTGDRRQPNRENMGSFYSAGRDPIFYAHHSNIDRFWTIWKGLGGKRKDYTDPDWLNSGFLFYDENAQLTRVKIQDSLDEKKLRYRYQEVDLPWLKIRPTPRKARVTPPTAGDSGGQFPRALDSVVKTVVKRPKKSRNSKEKEEEEEVLVIYGIEFDRNVFVKFDVFINEDDETASGPTYSEFAGSFVHVPHKHQMKMKTKTTLRLGITDLLEDLMAEDDDTVVVTLVPRQGKDVLYIGGLKIEFSS, from the exons ATGGCTTCCGTGATCCCATCATCCCACAATACTGTAGTCAACGCAACTACATCTTTCTCTACACATCCCTTGCACAAGAGGTTGCAAATCCCTGCAATTAGTAGCCGAAGATATCTCTCATCATCAGCTCGCAAGGTTTCCTGTAAATCTAAAAATAATGAGGAACATTCCTCACTGAGACTTGACCGGAGAGATGTGTTGATTGGCATTGGTGGGCTTTATGGTTCAACCAGCTTATCCAATGCTGATCCTCTAGCCATGGCAGCTCCAATTATGCCTCCAGACCTCTCCAAGTGTGGTCCACCAGACTTACCAGCAGGTGCAAAGCCCACCAACTGCTGCCCACCGAATTCGTCAAAGATCATAGATTTCAAGCTTCCACCACCATCCTCACCCATGCGGGTCAGGCAAGCAGCTCACTTGGTGAACGGTGAGTACATTGCCAAGTACTCTAAGGCCATAGAACTCATGAAGGCTCTCCCAAGCGACGACCCACGTTGCTTCACCCAACAAGCCAACATTCACTGTGCCTACTGTGATGGTGCTTATGATCAGATTGGCTTCCCAGGCTTGGAGATCGAAGTACACAGTTCATGGCTCTTCTTCCCTTGGCATAGATATTATCTCTACTTCTTTGAGAAGATTTGTGGAAAGCTTATCAATGATCCCACCTTTGCCTTACCCTTCTGGAATTATGATTCTCCTGAAGGCATGCAGATTCCTAAGATTTATACTAACCCCAGATCACCTCTCTATGATGAGCTTCGTGATCCTAAGCACCAACCTCCTACGGTGATTGATCTAGATTACAACGGTGTTGATCCCAATACGACTCCTCAGCAACAAATTGAAAGCAATCTCTTCATCATGTATCGCCAGATGGTGTCCAATGCAAAGACCACACAGCTGTTCCTTGGGGCTCCCTATAGGGCGGGGGATCAACCGAATCCTGGAGCTGGTTCGATTGAGAGCGAGCCCCATAATACTGTTCACTTATGGACTGGTGACCGGAGACAGCCCAATCGTGAAAATATGGGTAGTTTCTACTCGGCCGGTCGTGATCCCATCTTCTATGCTCACCATTCCAATATCGACAGGTTTTGGACGATATGGAAAGGActgggaggaaagagaaaggatTACACTGATCCGGACTGGTTGAACTCAG GGTTTCTCTTTTACGATGAGAACGCTCAGCTGAcaagagttaagattcaagatagTTTAGATGAGAAGAAGTTAAGGTACAGGTACCAGGAGGTAGACCTTCCATGGCTCAAAATTCGGCCAACACCTCGTAAAGCTAGAGTCACGCCGCCGACGGCAGGCGATAGTGGTGGTCAGTTCCCAAGAGCTCTTGACTCGGTGGTGAAGACAGTGGTGAAGAGACCAAAGAAATCAAGAAACagtaaagagaaggaagaagaagaggaagtgttGGTGATCTACGGGATAGAGTTTGATAGAAATGTGTTTGTGAAGTTTGATGTGTTTATTAACGAAGATGACGAGACGGCATCAGGGCCTACATATAGTGAGTTTGCAGGGAGCTTCGTTCATGTGCCACACAAGCATCAGATGAAGATGAAAACCAAGACGACCCTGAGGTTAGGGATAACAGATTTACTGGAGGACTTGATGGCTGAAGATGATGATACAGTGGTTGTGACTTTGGTCCCACGACAAGGGAAAGATGTCCTTTACATCGGAGGGCTAAAGATAGAGTTTAGCTCTTAA